Proteins found in one Panicum hallii strain FIL2 chromosome 4, PHallii_v3.1, whole genome shotgun sequence genomic segment:
- the LOC112890396 gene encoding uncharacterized protein LOC112890396, translated as MHEAEKGLNELCGMLKIAESDIKKSTGGSHVMAVQNKPNFKKKGTSCKKKGKAKVENPTPNPDPKAKTGLAADTECFHCHEKGQWKRNCKVYLASLKNHGRVDKK; from the exons ATGCACGAGGCTGAAAAGGGCTTGAATGAGCTATGCGGCATGCTCAAGATAGCAGAAAGTGACATCAAGAAGAGCACGGGTGGCAGCCATGTGATGGCGGTCCAGAACAAGCCTAACTTCAAGAAGAAGGGTACTTCGTGTAAGAAGAAGGGCAAGGCTAAGGTTGAGAACCCCACGCCGAACCCAGATCCTAAGGCTAAAACTGGACTAGCTGCTGACACTGAGTGCTTTCACTGTCATGAAAAAGGTCAATGGAAGAGAAACTGTAAGGTGTACTTGGCTTCTTTGAAGAACCATGGCA GGGTTGACAAGAAGTAG